One Dokdonia sp. Dokd-P16 genomic window carries:
- a CDS encoding acetyl-CoA carboxylase biotin carboxyl carrier protein subunit, producing MSNTYKTTVNEEHEFEVSRDQLSQLDAVPTSPDSYHILEDNSSIKATVVSSDFSKKTYNIQVNSNNYEVVIKDEIDILIKEMGFTVGGSKQLNNLISPMPGLIIDVQVSAGQEVKEGDTLVILSAMKMENSFVSHTDGVIKAVHVVKDDAVDKGQLLVEFEEEK from the coding sequence ATGAGCAACACCTATAAAACCACCGTTAATGAGGAGCATGAGTTCGAGGTTTCTCGTGACCAACTATCTCAGTTAGACGCGGTACCTACCTCTCCGGATTCTTACCATATTCTAGAGGATAACTCTTCTATTAAAGCAACTGTGGTCTCCTCAGATTTCAGCAAAAAGACGTACAACATTCAGGTAAATAGCAACAATTATGAAGTTGTTATTAAAGACGAAATTGACATTCTTATTAAAGAGATGGGCTTCACGGTAGGAGGTTCAAAGCAGCTCAACAATCTCATTTCTCCTATGCCAGGTCTTATTATTGATGTGCAGGTCTCTGCTGGTCAAGAAGTAAAAGAAGGTGACACGCTAGTGATTCTAAGCGCCATGAAAATGGAAAACAGCTTTGTATCCCATACAGACGGAGTTATCAAGGCCGTGCATGTTGTAAAAGATGACGCGGTAGATAAGGGGCAATTACTTGTAGAATTTGAAGAAGAAAAATAG
- a CDS encoding single-stranded DNA-binding protein: MNALRNKVQLIGRLGQEPEITTFPDGNKIAKFSMATDDSYKDKNGQKVERAYWHNIVVRGGLVKVVESYIQKGQEIAIEGKLTNRSWEDKDGIKRYMTEIVCNELLMLSKNN, translated from the coding sequence ATGAACGCATTACGCAACAAAGTACAGTTAATTGGAAGATTAGGTCAAGAACCAGAAATCACAACATTTCCTGATGGAAATAAAATTGCCAAGTTCTCCATGGCAACAGATGATTCTTACAAAGACAAGAATGGTCAGAAAGTAGAACGTGCTTACTGGCACAACATCGTAGTACGCGGCGGTCTTGTTAAAGTAGTAGAAAGCTACATTCAGAAAGGACAAGAAATTGCGATAGAAGGTAAACTTACTAATCGCTCTTGGGAAGATAAAGATGGTATCAAAAGATATATGACAGAGATTGTTTGTAACGAGTTATTGATGCTTAGTAAAAATAACTAA
- the acs gene encoding acetate--CoA ligase, which translates to MSNYHIKGLKEYFQVYGMAVDDPEQFWEEIAEENFVWRKYWDSVLDWDFEKPEVKWFDGAQLNITENCIDRHLNHHGDKTAFIFEPNDPSEAAEHISYKDLHKRVCKFANVLKSKGIKRGDRVCIYLPMIPELAVSMLACARIGAIHSVVFAGFSSVALSTRINDASCKMVITSDGSYRGTKKVDLKVIVDDALNNSPSVEDVLVVKRTGCEVVLKEGRDEWLAPLLENSSIECIAETLEAEDPLFILYTSGSTGKPKGMLHTTAGYMVNVAYTFKNVFQYKGDDVFWCSADIGWITGHSYTVYGPLINGATSIIYEGVPNFPDWGRFWALIDKHQVSQLYTAPTAIRALAKENLSYVEKYKLTSLKVLGTVGEPINEEAWHWYNNNVGKKDCPIADTWWQTETGGIMISPIPFSTPTIPTFATLPLPGIQACLMDEQGKEIKGNRVEGRLCIKFPWPSIARTIWGDHKRYKDTYFSTFENKYFTGDRALRDATGYYRITGRVDDVIIVSGHNLGTAPIEDAINEHPAVAESAIVGFPHDIKGNALYGYVTLKDSGLSIDNDHLRKEINLIITEKIGPIAKLDKIQFTSALPQTRSGKIMRRILRRIASGDVDNIGDISTLINPETVKDVMDNVLL; encoded by the coding sequence ATGAGTAACTACCATATCAAAGGACTTAAAGAGTATTTCCAGGTCTATGGAATGGCTGTAGATGATCCAGAGCAATTTTGGGAAGAAATAGCTGAAGAAAATTTTGTCTGGCGTAAGTACTGGGATTCGGTACTTGATTGGGATTTTGAAAAACCGGAAGTAAAATGGTTTGATGGTGCTCAACTTAATATAACAGAAAACTGTATCGATAGGCACCTTAATCATCATGGAGATAAGACCGCATTTATTTTTGAGCCTAATGACCCTAGTGAAGCTGCGGAGCATATTAGTTATAAAGATTTACATAAACGTGTATGTAAATTTGCAAATGTGCTTAAATCTAAAGGGATAAAGCGTGGAGATCGCGTTTGTATTTATCTACCTATGATTCCAGAACTAGCTGTTTCTATGTTGGCATGTGCACGTATAGGAGCTATACATTCTGTAGTATTTGCTGGATTTTCTAGTGTAGCCTTAAGCACTCGTATTAATGATGCGAGTTGTAAGATGGTAATTACGAGTGATGGTTCATATCGTGGGACTAAAAAGGTAGATCTTAAAGTTATTGTAGATGATGCTTTAAATAATTCTCCTTCTGTGGAGGATGTACTTGTAGTAAAACGTACAGGCTGTGAGGTAGTATTGAAAGAAGGACGTGATGAGTGGCTAGCTCCATTATTAGAAAATTCATCAATAGAGTGTATTGCCGAGACTCTAGAGGCAGAAGATCCACTCTTCATTTTATATACATCAGGTTCTACTGGTAAACCTAAAGGGATGTTACATACTACCGCTGGATATATGGTTAATGTGGCCTATACATTTAAAAATGTATTTCAATATAAAGGAGATGATGTATTTTGGTGTAGTGCAGATATAGGTTGGATTACAGGACATAGTTACACCGTTTATGGTCCATTAATTAATGGAGCTACCTCTATAATTTATGAGGGAGTACCTAATTTTCCAGATTGGGGGCGTTTCTGGGCGCTTATAGATAAGCATCAAGTAAGTCAACTATATACGGCACCTACAGCAATAAGAGCGCTTGCCAAGGAGAACTTGAGTTATGTAGAAAAATATAAATTAACATCCCTTAAAGTATTAGGTACAGTGGGTGAACCCATCAATGAGGAAGCCTGGCATTGGTATAATAATAATGTAGGGAAAAAAGATTGTCCTATTGCCGATACATGGTGGCAAACAGAAACGGGAGGAATTATGATAAGTCCTATTCCATTTTCGACGCCTACAATTCCCACATTTGCAACCTTACCATTACCAGGAATACAAGCCTGTTTAATGGATGAACAAGGCAAAGAAATAAAAGGAAATCGAGTAGAAGGAAGATTGTGCATTAAATTTCCATGGCCTAGTATAGCTAGAACGATATGGGGTGATCACAAAAGGTATAAAGACACGTATTTTTCAACATTTGAAAATAAATATTTTACGGGAGATAGAGCATTACGTGATGCAACTGGTTATTATCGTATTACAGGGCGTGTAGATGATGTGATTATTGTATCCGGTCATAACTTAGGAACCGCACCTATAGAAGATGCTATCAATGAACATCCAGCGGTTGCCGAAAGTGCTATTGTTGGCTTTCCACATGATATAAAAGGAAACGCTTTGTATGGTTATGTAACCCTAAAAGATTCTGGATTAAGTATTGATAATGATCATCTTAGAAAAGAAATTAATCTTATTATTACAGAAAAAATAGGACCTATTGCAAAACTAGATAAAATTCAATTTACAAGTGCATTACCTCAGACACGTTCTGGTAAGATAATGCGACGTATACTGCGCAGAATAGCATCAGGAGATGTTGATAACATAGGAGATATAAGCACATTGATTAATCCTGAGACTGTAAAGGATGTTA